The Paucidesulfovibrio gracilis DSM 16080 genome contains a region encoding:
- a CDS encoding AAA family ATPase, with product MTPSHIVSALQKLISISQPTFLWGAPGVGKSQIVQQVAQKLHLELIDVRAVLLDPVDLRGLPHIGQDGDTVWCPPSFLPRSGKGILFLDELNAAPPLVQAACYQLILDRKLGEYALPDGWTIVAAGNRDSDRSSTHRMPSALANRLVHLDFEPNLEDWTTWARSNGLDSRIISFLQLRPKLLHDFDPQKKERAFPSPRSWEFSARILSATPDRSEAVQIIAGTVGKGAATELSGYLRIWEELPNVDEMLANPEQASIPTDPAVVCALCESLARRASRETMPELATLAKRMPTEFGVLLMRDAAFTDPSIVQTEAFEGWAVSNHQVLM from the coding sequence ATGACCCCAAGCCATATCGTGTCGGCACTTCAAAAGCTTATCTCCATCAGCCAACCTACCTTTCTGTGGGGTGCTCCAGGTGTCGGGAAAAGCCAGATCGTCCAGCAAGTCGCCCAAAAACTGCACCTGGAATTGATCGACGTACGCGCTGTTTTACTCGATCCTGTGGACCTACGGGGACTGCCGCATATTGGGCAAGACGGGGATACGGTTTGGTGCCCCCCTTCCTTCCTCCCCCGTTCCGGCAAAGGAATTCTTTTTCTTGATGAGTTGAACGCAGCGCCACCACTTGTTCAAGCGGCCTGCTATCAACTCATTCTGGATCGAAAACTCGGAGAGTACGCCTTGCCTGACGGCTGGACCATTGTTGCCGCCGGCAATCGCGACTCTGACCGCTCTTCAACGCACAGAATGCCCTCAGCTCTGGCCAACAGATTGGTTCATCTTGATTTTGAGCCAAATCTTGAAGATTGGACAACCTGGGCCAGATCCAACGGGCTGGACTCCAGAATCATCTCTTTTTTGCAGCTCCGGCCAAAGCTGCTCCACGATTTCGACCCGCAAAAGAAAGAACGGGCCTTTCCTTCCCCCCGATCCTGGGAATTTTCCGCTCGCATCTTATCTGCAACGCCCGACCGCTCTGAAGCCGTGCAGATCATTGCCGGGACCGTAGGGAAAGGCGCAGCAACAGAACTTTCCGGGTATTTGCGGATTTGGGAAGAGCTTCCGAACGTTGATGAGATGCTGGCCAATCCAGAGCAGGCATCGATTCCGACGGATCCTGCCGTTGTTTGCGCGTTGTGCGAGTCACTGGCACGCAGGGCTTCTCGCGAAACCATGCCGGAATTGGCAACATTGGCCAAACGCATGCCCACGGAATTCGGTGTACTGCTTATGCGTGACGCCGCATTCACCGATCCTTCCATTGTTCAGACCGAAGCGTTTGAAGGGTGGGCTGTTTCCAACCACCAGGTGCTCATGTGA
- the proC gene encoding pyrroline-5-carboxylate reductase — MTTSIGFIGLGNMGAAIARGLQNVEIHGTDLNAAHVENLANECGLIPAENAEELASRCDFLVLAVKPQHAQSVCTALAPLLRKEQCLVSICAGLPMHKLAEWTGHACPVVRVMPNTPALVGDGVFAVCLEDDKLKTSQKDVVRSLFDSLGQVHILPEQNFDAFTAVIGSGPAYVFYLMEACIEAAVELGLARPMATQMVEGLFTGSAQLAATSDQHVSVLREMVTSPAGTTVEALIHMDRTAMRANMIDAIRACYERSIELGQ; from the coding sequence ATGACCACGAGCATCGGTTTCATCGGACTGGGAAACATGGGGGCCGCCATTGCGCGTGGACTACAAAATGTGGAAATCCATGGCACGGATCTCAATGCCGCCCATGTGGAAAATTTGGCCAATGAGTGCGGCCTGATTCCAGCGGAAAACGCCGAGGAGCTGGCCTCCCGCTGCGACTTCCTCGTTCTCGCCGTGAAGCCGCAGCATGCTCAATCCGTTTGTACGGCTCTTGCCCCGCTGTTGCGCAAGGAGCAATGCCTGGTTTCCATCTGTGCCGGATTGCCCATGCACAAATTGGCGGAGTGGACCGGCCACGCCTGCCCTGTGGTTCGCGTCATGCCCAATACTCCCGCCCTGGTGGGTGACGGTGTTTTTGCGGTTTGCCTTGAGGATGACAAACTCAAAACATCGCAAAAGGATGTCGTCCGCTCCCTCTTCGACAGTCTGGGTCAGGTGCACATTCTGCCGGAACAGAACTTCGATGCATTCACCGCTGTTATCGGTTCCGGCCCAGCCTATGTCTTCTACCTGATGGAAGCTTGTATTGAAGCGGCCGTGGAACTTGGATTAGCTCGCCCCATGGCCACACAAATGGTTGAGGGGCTGTTCACTGGATCGGCGCAACTGGCGGCCACCTCTGACCAGCACGTTTCCGTATTGCGTGAAATGGTGACCTCACCTGCTGGAACGACGGTGGAAGCTCTTATTCACATGGATCGCACTGCAATGCGGGCCAACATGATCGACGCAATACGCGCCTGCTACGAACGAAGCATCGAACTGGGGCAATAA
- the ndk gene encoding nucleoside-diphosphate kinase, whose protein sequence is MKELTFSIVKPDAVAAGNTGNILQMILDAGLKIKAMKMIHMTKKQAEGFYAVHKERPFFGELVEFMTSGPCVVSVLEGDDAIRQYRDLMGPTNSSEAPKGTIRGEYGTDIQNNACHGSDGPDTAKTEVAYFFNRLEMVG, encoded by the coding sequence ATGAAGGAACTGACCTTTTCCATCGTCAAACCTGACGCCGTTGCTGCCGGGAACACCGGCAACATTTTGCAGATGATCCTGGATGCCGGGCTGAAGATCAAGGCCATGAAGATGATTCACATGACCAAGAAGCAGGCTGAAGGCTTTTATGCCGTCCACAAGGAACGTCCGTTCTTTGGTGAGTTGGTTGAGTTCATGACCTCTGGTCCCTGCGTGGTCAGCGTACTGGAGGGTGACGACGCCATCAGGCAGTATCGTGATCTCATGGGACCGACCAATTCGTCCGAAGCCCCCAAGGGAACCATTCGCGGCGAATACGGCACGGATATCCAAAACAATGCCTGCCACGGTTCCGACGGACCGGATACAGCGAAAACCGAGGTGGCCTACTTCTTCAACCGTTTGGAAATGGTGGGATAA
- a CDS encoding ABC transporter ATP-binding protein, whose protein sequence is MIHVKGLSKFFNRGEINEVLALREVSLDVREGDFITVIGSNGAGKSTFLNALAGVFPVEEGNIAVADQNVTNWPEHRRAAFLGRVFQDPLLGTCPHATIEQNLALAAKRGKSRGLRKGVRRADRALFREKLAMLGLGLEDRLTDATGLLSGGQRQALTMLMATLVRPKVLLLDEHTAALDPKTAVQIMELTDELIRSERLTTLMVTHNMAQAIAYGNRLVMFHQGRIILDIEGEEKAALRVPDLLERFHELGAEGCVTDRALLG, encoded by the coding sequence ATGATTCACGTCAAAGGCCTGAGTAAATTCTTCAACCGTGGAGAAATAAACGAAGTTCTTGCATTGCGAGAAGTCAGTCTGGACGTGCGGGAAGGAGATTTCATCACGGTAATCGGCTCCAACGGTGCGGGCAAGTCCACTTTTCTCAACGCATTGGCCGGTGTTTTTCCTGTGGAAGAAGGCAACATCGCCGTAGCCGATCAGAATGTGACGAACTGGCCGGAACACCGACGGGCCGCTTTTTTGGGCAGGGTTTTTCAGGATCCTCTGCTCGGCACCTGCCCACATGCCACGATTGAACAAAATCTGGCCCTTGCTGCCAAACGCGGCAAGTCCAGAGGCCTTCGCAAAGGCGTCCGTCGTGCGGACCGCGCTTTGTTCCGTGAAAAACTGGCCATGCTCGGATTAGGGTTGGAAGATCGGCTTACGGATGCCACTGGTCTTCTCTCTGGTGGACAACGGCAAGCACTGACCATGCTCATGGCCACTCTGGTACGCCCCAAAGTACTGCTTCTGGATGAGCATACCGCAGCGCTTGATCCCAAAACCGCTGTACAGATTATGGAATTGACCGATGAACTGATTCGCTCCGAGCGCCTCACGACCCTGATGGTCACTCACAACATGGCCCAAGCCATCGCCTACGGCAACCGGCTGGTCATGTTTCATCAAGGCCGCATCATCCTGGACATTGAAGGGGAAGAAAAGGCTGCGCTGCGCGTACCTGACCTTTTGGAACGATTTCATGAACTGGGCGCTGAGGGCTGCGTGACGGATCGCGCACTGCTCGGCTGA
- a CDS encoding ABC transporter permease — MTLYAFTGAVEQGFVYGIMVLGVYLTFRVLDFPDLTVDGSLPLGASISAVVISSGHSPWLACVLAAGAGFLAGMVTGILNTKLKILHLLASILTMIALYSINIRIMGRPNTALLGQETAVDQFARWTGMASNLSSPLLFGLIGCIMVLLLIWFLRTEIGMAVLATGDNPRMITAQGVNTHNVIIFGVGLSNALVAFSGALVAQSQGAADVNMGVGTIVAGLASVIIGETVFGDRTIGRALFAALLGSVLYRVAIALALSMDLGIFSVTPSDLKLITALLVVLALTAPRIKRRLLLKGARS; from the coding sequence ATGACATTATATGCTTTTACCGGAGCCGTGGAACAGGGCTTTGTCTACGGGATCATGGTGCTTGGAGTCTATCTGACCTTCCGGGTGCTGGATTTTCCGGACTTGACCGTAGACGGCAGTCTGCCGTTGGGCGCTTCTATTTCCGCAGTGGTGATTTCTTCCGGACATTCTCCTTGGCTTGCCTGTGTCCTGGCCGCAGGAGCCGGATTTCTGGCCGGAATGGTCACTGGAATTTTGAACACGAAGCTCAAAATCCTTCACCTGCTTGCCTCCATTCTTACCATGATAGCGCTCTACTCCATCAATATCCGCATCATGGGACGCCCAAACACGGCATTGCTCGGCCAGGAGACCGCAGTTGATCAGTTCGCCCGGTGGACCGGCATGGCATCCAACCTGTCCTCCCCGTTGCTGTTCGGTCTGATCGGCTGCATTATGGTGCTGCTTCTGATCTGGTTTCTTCGGACGGAAATCGGCATGGCCGTCCTTGCCACGGGCGACAACCCCCGTATGATCACGGCGCAAGGTGTGAATACGCACAACGTGATCATTTTCGGCGTAGGTCTATCCAACGCCCTGGTAGCCTTTTCCGGTGCCCTTGTAGCGCAAAGCCAGGGAGCGGCAGACGTCAACATGGGCGTAGGCACCATCGTGGCGGGACTTGCCTCGGTCATCATCGGGGAAACCGTGTTTGGTGACCGCACGATTGGCCGAGCGCTGTTCGCGGCATTGCTCGGCTCGGTACTGTATCGGGTTGCCATTGCCCTGGCCTTATCCATGGATCTGGGCATCTTTTCCGTCACCCCAAGCGACCTAAAACTCATCACCGCTCTGCTTGTTGTCCTGGCGCTGACGGCTCCCCGCATAAAACGCCGTCTCCTGCTGAAGGGGGCACGCTCATGA
- a CDS encoding ABC transporter substrate-binding protein has product MKRIFLISALLCLALCAGCGSDQPAADKASDTVPQPSEQQTASYNISISQIVEHPSLDAMRQGFKDRFAEKGVQATFSDHIAQGDMAINAQIGKQIKGEEPDLVLAITTPSAQAVVQAVDDRPVVFTGVTDPVSARIVKSLEEPGANVTGMTDMSPMDQHVALIREFLPDLHELGVIYNAGETNSVVLVDALKRECAPFGITVVEATIDNSSGVYQAAKSLVGRCEAVYIPLDNTVVSALESAIKVCEENDLPLFSGDTDSVARGTVAALAVDYYKMGIQTADIALRILEEGADPATTPVESIRDLLLHVNPAAAEAMGIRIPADLLERAAKVIE; this is encoded by the coding sequence ATGAAACGTATTTTCCTGATTTCAGCGCTGCTTTGCCTTGCGCTTTGTGCAGGGTGCGGCAGCGATCAGCCCGCTGCGGACAAAGCTTCCGATACTGTCCCCCAACCCTCGGAGCAACAAACCGCTTCCTACAACATTTCCATTTCCCAAATCGTCGAGCATCCTTCGTTGGATGCCATGCGTCAGGGATTTAAAGACCGCTTCGCGGAAAAAGGCGTTCAGGCCACGTTCAGTGACCACATCGCTCAGGGCGACATGGCCATCAACGCCCAGATCGGCAAGCAAATCAAAGGCGAAGAGCCGGACTTGGTGCTGGCCATCACCACTCCTTCGGCTCAGGCTGTGGTACAGGCCGTGGACGATCGTCCGGTCGTCTTTACCGGCGTAACCGATCCTGTGAGCGCCCGAATCGTCAAAAGCCTGGAAGAACCCGGCGCAAATGTCACGGGCATGACCGACATGAGTCCCATGGACCAACACGTGGCCCTGATTCGGGAATTCCTTCCTGATCTTCATGAACTCGGCGTGATCTACAATGCCGGGGAAACCAACTCCGTGGTGCTGGTGGACGCGCTCAAACGAGAATGCGCTCCCTTCGGCATCACCGTTGTAGAGGCCACCATCGACAATTCCAGCGGCGTATATCAGGCAGCGAAGAGTTTGGTGGGGCGTTGTGAAGCCGTCTACATCCCTTTGGATAATACGGTGGTGTCCGCTCTGGAGTCGGCCATCAAAGTCTGTGAGGAAAACGATCTGCCGTTGTTCTCTGGGGATACCGACTCCGTGGCTCGCGGCACCGTCGCGGCTCTGGCCGTTGATTACTACAAAATGGGAATCCAAACGGCGGATATCGCCCTGCGTATCCTTGAAGAAGGGGCTGACCCTGCCACAACGCCGGTTGAAAGCATTCGCGACCTGCTTCTGCATGTGAATCCCGCTGCTGCCGAGGCTATGGGGATACGCATTCCCGCCGACCTGTTGGAACGAGCCGCCAAGGTCATTGAATAG
- the fliM gene encoding flagellar motor switch protein FliM yields the protein MSKILEQDEVDALLRGLSGGDVETETDLPEDDSGVVSFDLANQDRIIRGRMPVLEIVNDRFARLATNALANTMRKRVDINPISIDMSKFGDFMRSLPVPTSISIFKMDPLRGNAILVVDSRLVFALVESFFGGAGSQPKVEGRDFTPIEQAIVDRVVKIALTNMEDSWKPVHEVHVEMVRTEVNPQFAAIVPPSDVVIVVTFEVELENAIGSLIVCLPYATMEPIRSKLHASFQSERLEVDHVWINRFKERLMETPVELVVRLGHTTITGRQLLDLTPGDILLLDTDEDNLLEAEVEGVRKFMGLPGRVKGNKAFQVMKEEEIRF from the coding sequence ATGAGCAAAATTCTTGAACAAGATGAAGTTGATGCGCTGCTGCGCGGACTTTCCGGGGGGGACGTAGAGACCGAGACCGACCTGCCGGAAGATGATTCCGGCGTTGTGTCTTTTGACCTTGCCAACCAGGACCGCATCATTCGGGGCCGTATGCCGGTCCTGGAAATCGTCAACGACCGCTTTGCCCGTCTTGCCACCAATGCCCTGGCCAACACGATGCGCAAACGGGTTGACATCAACCCTATCTCCATCGATATGTCCAAATTCGGCGACTTCATGCGTTCGTTGCCGGTTCCCACTTCGATCTCTATTTTTAAAATGGATCCATTGCGCGGCAATGCCATTCTTGTGGTGGATTCTAGACTGGTCTTTGCGCTTGTGGAAAGTTTTTTTGGCGGCGCAGGCAGTCAGCCGAAGGTGGAAGGGCGCGATTTCACACCTATTGAGCAGGCCATTGTGGACCGCGTGGTAAAAATCGCGTTGACGAATATGGAAGACTCCTGGAAGCCGGTGCACGAAGTCCACGTGGAAATGGTCCGCACCGAGGTTAACCCACAATTTGCCGCCATTGTCCCCCCTTCGGATGTGGTCATTGTCGTGACGTTCGAAGTGGAACTGGAAAACGCCATCGGCTCCCTTATCGTCTGCCTTCCCTATGCCACGATGGAGCCAATCCGCTCTAAACTGCACGCCTCTTTTCAGTCGGAACGTTTGGAAGTGGACCACGTCTGGATCAACCGCTTTAAGGAACGTCTCATGGAGACGCCGGTAGAACTGGTTGTCCGACTTGGCCATACCACCATCACCGGCCGACAACTGCTGGACCTTACGCCTGGTGACATTCTCCTGTTGGACACGGACGAAGACAACCTGCTTGAAGCAGAGGTGGAAGGCGTCCGAAAATTCATGGGCTTACCCGGCAGGGTCAAGGGAAACAAAGCCTTTCAAGTGATGAAGGAAGAAGAAATCCGCTTCTGA
- a CDS encoding divergent polysaccharide deacetylase family protein: protein MRTPVISQGTEIYQPGSMEHYVQIADSALLEVLRVAGAPTSDIEFEDVQFLCCNGDPYTRQVLHLPEAVSATQLKTSLEAVLPNDTFSVSLESHGAVVIRIAGVETHRFVGAPPPYQPTVRGPKVVIVIDDMGENMRIARALAALPAPVTFAVWPASSHAAEVRALARQHDLDILVHLPMEPIGYPGDNPGKNALFTSMTRESLDKTIRWNLDQVPEAVGVNNHMGSRFTSDLSGMRCLMEQLKSRRLFFLDSRTTSRSAGYRAAQEKNLPFYGRDVFLDNSLAIQDILLQLKKTERLAQRQGVAIAIGHPHDQTVRALQDWLQHRDPGVSVVRLTSLSPQ, encoded by the coding sequence GTGCGTACTCCGGTGATCTCTCAGGGTACGGAGATTTACCAGCCAGGCAGCATGGAGCACTATGTTCAAATTGCAGATTCCGCGTTGCTGGAAGTTTTGCGGGTGGCTGGCGCGCCCACGTCGGATATAGAATTTGAGGATGTCCAGTTTTTGTGCTGCAATGGCGATCCCTATACCCGTCAGGTTTTGCACCTGCCAGAGGCCGTTTCCGCGACACAGCTCAAAACATCGCTTGAAGCTGTTTTGCCGAACGACACGTTTTCCGTTTCGCTCGAAAGCCACGGTGCGGTGGTGATACGTATAGCAGGCGTGGAGACACACCGTTTCGTCGGCGCCCCTCCACCGTATCAACCCACGGTGCGCGGACCAAAGGTTGTGATCGTCATTGATGATATGGGAGAAAACATGCGGATTGCACGTGCGCTTGCCGCATTACCAGCCCCTGTGACCTTTGCGGTCTGGCCCGCTTCGTCGCACGCTGCCGAGGTGCGTGCGTTGGCCCGGCAGCACGACCTCGACATCCTGGTGCATCTGCCTATGGAACCCATTGGATACCCCGGAGACAATCCTGGTAAAAACGCATTGTTCACTTCCATGACTCGAGAATCCCTCGACAAAACCATCCGTTGGAATCTGGATCAGGTTCCCGAGGCCGTTGGTGTCAATAATCATATGGGATCGCGTTTTACCTCAGACCTCTCCGGAATGCGCTGCCTCATGGAGCAACTTAAGTCCAGACGACTTTTTTTCCTCGACAGCCGCACCACTTCCCGGTCTGCAGGCTATCGCGCCGCTCAGGAAAAGAACCTGCCTTTTTATGGTCGGGACGTGTTTCTTGACAACTCACTTGCTATTCAGGACATTTTGCTTCAACTCAAAAAAACGGAACGTCTTGCCCAACGCCAAGGCGTTGCCATCGCTATCGGGCACCCCCATGACCAGACGGTTCGGGCGTTGCAAGATTGGTTGCAGCATCGGGATCCCGGCGTATCCGTCGTTCGGCTGACATCGTTGTCCCCACAATAA
- a CDS encoding S41 family peptidase: MRLALWVCTFLLMFGLTISSGPAASSAAETNHLDALKRFSQVLDIVESSYVEDISRTQLIEDSIKGMLEQLDPHSAYLTSEEFKEMQESTSGRFSGIGIEISMDNGQLIVVSPIEDTPAYKAGLLAGDFILEINGESTKGMSLMDAVDRIRGKEGTDVSLTVLHPEENRPVEVNITRGTIPLISVKTEELDSGYLYIRLTRFNETTTEDLHSKIDEYRADHEIKGVVLDLRNNPGGLLDQAIQVSDTFLDKGLLVYIQGREGRGRRDYMAKAQSSDITAPMVVLINAGSASASEIVAGALQDHNRALLLGDRSFGKGSVQQIVPLPDGSGIKLTMALYYTPSGRSIQAEGIMPDLRIPFVVPPKEDKDTEMFRRMTLREKDLSGHLENANGSSESSDKDSKESKGAEMLRKDNQLRLALEIVRSLPRISEIN, translated from the coding sequence ATGCGACTTGCCCTTTGGGTGTGTACCTTTCTGCTGATGTTCGGTCTGACCATTTCAAGCGGCCCTGCTGCCTCCAGCGCTGCGGAAACAAACCATCTGGACGCGCTCAAGCGTTTTAGTCAGGTATTGGACATCGTGGAAAGCTCCTATGTTGAAGACATCTCCCGCACACAGCTCATTGAAGACTCCATAAAAGGCATGCTTGAGCAGCTTGATCCGCACTCCGCATATCTGACTTCGGAAGAATTCAAGGAAATGCAAGAGAGCACCAGTGGACGTTTTTCTGGAATCGGCATTGAAATCAGCATGGACAATGGCCAACTCATCGTGGTTTCCCCCATTGAGGATACTCCCGCATACAAGGCGGGTCTGCTTGCCGGCGATTTTATTCTTGAAATCAATGGAGAATCCACGAAAGGCATGTCGCTCATGGATGCGGTGGACAGAATCCGAGGGAAAGAAGGAACCGACGTCAGCCTCACAGTGCTGCATCCCGAGGAAAACCGACCTGTGGAAGTGAATATCACGCGAGGCACCATCCCACTGATCAGCGTCAAAACCGAGGAACTTGACAGCGGCTATCTGTACATTCGTCTGACACGCTTTAATGAAACCACGACCGAAGACCTGCATTCCAAGATTGATGAATACCGGGCCGATCATGAAATCAAGGGCGTTGTTCTGGATCTGCGAAACAACCCCGGTGGATTGCTTGATCAAGCCATTCAGGTTTCCGACACTTTTCTGGACAAGGGCTTGCTGGTCTACATTCAGGGCCGTGAAGGCCGAGGCCGCCGGGACTACATGGCCAAAGCCCAGTCCTCCGACATCACGGCTCCCATGGTTGTGTTGATCAACGCCGGTTCCGCATCCGCTTCAGAAATTGTGGCTGGAGCGCTCCAGGATCACAACCGCGCGCTTCTGCTGGGCGATCGCAGTTTCGGCAAAGGCTCGGTGCAGCAGATTGTGCCGTTGCCCGACGGATCCGGTATTAAATTAACCATGGCACTCTATTATACGCCCAGCGGTCGTTCTATCCAGGCGGAGGGCATTATGCCGGACCTTCGCATTCCATTCGTGGTTCCCCCCAAGGAAGATAAGGACACGGAAATGTTCCGCCGCATGACTCTGCGGGAGAAAGATTTGTCCGGCCACCTGGAAAATGCCAACGGTTCCAGCGAGTCCAGTGACAAGGACTCCAAGGAAAGCAAGGGGGCTGAAATGTTGCGTAAGGACAACCAGCTCCGTTTGGCCTTGGAAATCGTGCGCAGCCTGCCCAGGATTTCTGAGATCAACTAA
- a CDS encoding murein hydrolase activator EnvC family protein codes for MRCCLFLVPFCLLLCIAVPVSAQDLQEALEQNREQAGERQESLQELKSQEHALGQDLQQTEQEIKMLAQEVAQRQDALDSLRTREEELRAEYFRLQARRKAIGKDLVRLVRGIWPVHMRNLRNRFSGITSWEEADRRFQWLAAVYRRVLSVFAQAVQATRERAENLARQQTLSIKAEARLAEVNQSKDQLLRKRLQLRSILQRVRGKRHNLEEELRSILATIKELNYRLKSQKTKRFAENKGFLPWPVHGAVTVSFEPGASPPHRGIGIRTDPGEEIRSVFWGKVVHNDVLRGFGRVVIVYHGHDYYSLYAFLGTSMVQVGQEVEKDEPLGTAGVYPAVQGSGLYFELRFGQKPINPVVWLFPE; via the coding sequence ATGCGTTGCTGCCTGTTCCTTGTACCCTTTTGCCTTTTGCTGTGCATAGCCGTCCCGGTTTCGGCCCAGGATCTCCAAGAGGCTTTGGAACAGAACCGGGAACAGGCCGGAGAACGCCAGGAATCGCTCCAGGAACTGAAAAGCCAGGAGCATGCTCTAGGGCAGGATCTTCAACAGACAGAGCAGGAAATCAAAATGTTGGCTCAAGAGGTTGCCCAACGACAAGACGCTCTTGATTCCCTGCGGACCCGCGAAGAGGAACTGCGCGCGGAATATTTTCGTCTGCAGGCCCGGCGCAAGGCCATCGGGAAGGATTTAGTACGATTGGTACGCGGTATTTGGCCTGTCCATATGCGCAATCTGCGGAATCGTTTTTCCGGAATTACCTCCTGGGAAGAAGCGGATCGCCGTTTCCAATGGCTGGCTGCGGTCTATCGCCGTGTTTTGTCCGTATTTGCCCAAGCGGTTCAAGCAACCCGCGAGCGGGCTGAAAACCTTGCCCGGCAGCAGACGTTGAGCATCAAGGCCGAAGCTCGGCTGGCTGAAGTGAACCAAAGCAAGGACCAATTGCTCCGTAAACGACTGCAGCTCCGTTCCATTCTACAACGTGTACGCGGCAAACGGCACAACCTGGAAGAAGAGTTACGCTCCATCCTGGCCACCATCAAGGAACTGAACTATCGCCTCAAAAGCCAAAAAACCAAACGGTTTGCCGAGAATAAAGGTTTTCTGCCCTGGCCTGTGCATGGCGCCGTAACGGTTTCCTTCGAACCCGGCGCATCCCCGCCCCACCGAGGAATCGGCATACGCACCGACCCGGGAGAGGAAATCCGTTCCGTATTTTGGGGGAAAGTGGTACACAATGACGTATTGCGCGGCTTTGGCCGCGTAGTCATCGTATACCACGGCCACGACTATTACAGTCTCTATGCCTTTTTAGGCACGAGTATGGTTCAAGTGGGACAGGAAGTAGAAAAGGATGAGCCTTTGGGAACGGCAGGCGTTTATCCGGCCGTGCAAGGCTCCGGACTTTATTTCGAATTGCGTTTTGGTCAGAAACCCATTAACCCCGTTGTGTGGCTTTTTCCGGAGTAA
- a CDS encoding endonuclease III domain-containing protein — protein sequence MYQTMLDRLGPSGWWPARTPFEVAVGTILAQNTNWSNAAKAIGNLRSADLLSPTELCKLSKDQLEILIRPSGYYRMKAARLMALLDFLDTHSQGEPDEQLSALRKYSWMDLRPLLLSIKGVGPETADSILCYALEHPVFVVDAYTARIAQRHGLIHEEADYHELQALFMDSLHLDFKLCNEFHALLVRVGNGWCAKKAPHCSGCPLESFLE from the coding sequence ATGTATCAAACCATGCTGGACCGGCTCGGCCCCAGTGGCTGGTGGCCCGCACGAACACCTTTTGAAGTTGCCGTGGGGACCATCCTGGCACAAAATACCAACTGGTCCAACGCAGCAAAAGCCATTGGCAACCTTCGATCCGCCGACCTGCTGTCCCCGACCGAACTTTGCAAACTTTCCAAAGATCAACTGGAGATATTGATACGCCCTTCAGGGTACTATCGTATGAAAGCCGCCCGACTCATGGCTCTACTCGACTTTCTGGATACGCATTCTCAAGGGGAACCCGACGAACAACTGAGTGCTTTGCGAAAATACTCCTGGATGGATCTCCGCCCGTTGCTCCTCTCCATTAAAGGAGTGGGACCGGAAACCGCGGACTCGATTTTGTGTTACGCGCTGGAACACCCCGTGTTCGTCGTCGATGCCTACACGGCTCGCATCGCGCAACGGCATGGATTGATTCATGAGGAGGCCGACTATCATGAACTCCAGGCTCTTTTCATGGATTCCCTTCACCTAGACTTCAAGCTATGCAATGAATTTCATGCCCTTTTGGTCAGGGTAGGCAATGGCTGGTGCGCAAAAAAGGCACCTCACTGTTCAGGCTGCCCCCTGGAATCATTTTTGGAGTGA